The sequence AGGGTGCGTACGGGCGTGAGCATCGGCCGGCCGTGCGGAAGCCCGTCCACCGGCACGCCAGTCCAGTTGATGCCCTCGACGACGATGAGCAGACGGGGGTTGGCCTCGGTGAGGATGCGGTCGGCGGCGAGCTGGGCCGCGGCGTACCAGTCGTGGTCGTCTCCGAGGCCCCAGTTGGGGTCGTCCAGGACGTCGCGCCGTACCTCGTTGTACAGGTCGGCCCCGACCACACGGGGGACAGCGGCATAGCGGCGGGCCATGAAGACCCAGTCGTCGGCCCACTGCCGCGTGGACATGCCGCTGTTCCAGCGCTCGTTGCCGTCGATGCCGCAGCACCATCGGGAGGTATGGGTGTGGTTGTTGAGGATGACGGCGAAACCGCTCCGGCTGAGCGCGTCGACCACGGCGTCGAAGATCTGCAGGGGTGTGTGGCCCCGCAGCTGGCGGTTGGCCCCCACCGCGATGTCGGGGACGGGGGTCGTGCTGTGGATCATGTCGTTGGAGAACGGCAGCCGGACGGTGTTGATGCCCAGTCGGTGGAAGTCGGCGAGCAGCCCGTCCAGTGGGACGCGGTCCAGACCGAGGGGTATGCCGTAGGAGTTCTGACCGGCGTGATGGTCGGCGGGGTCGGTGACGCTGCCGCTGCCCGTCCACGATCCTTGTGCTCCGTCCCAGTTGGCCGCCTTCAACCGGAAGCGGTCGCCGTGGGCGTCGACGATGTAGCGGCCTCGCGTCGACAGGGGCGCGGACCAGGTGTCCGCGGCCGGGACCGGGTCCGTGGTTGCGACGGCTCGCGACGGGAGGGGAGGAGCGGCGGACGCCGTTGTGGTCTGTGCGGCCAGGAGCAGGAGACACACGGCCGTTCCGGTCAGACGCAGCGCGGCTGGTGCGATCGACATGGGGGAGCCCTCGGTTGTCGGGGGAGTTCGGGTGACGGTGGAGATGAGCCGCGCTGGGCGGGCGGTGTGTCTCCGGATCAGTACCGTGCACGGTGGGGCTGAGAAGATCCAGCCTTTCGGCAAGAATCGGTAGAACAGGAGCTGACGGCCGAACAGGCGGGCTGACGGCCACCGTTCGATTTCCAACGAGTCGCATTGTCCATGTCCTCCGCGCCCTCGGCACGCCCTCTCGTCGCCCTCTGCTCACCGGAAGCGCCGACTTGGCGCCGGCGGCATCCGCCGGGGCATGGGCTTCCGCGTCCCCGGCGGTCGCTGCCGGCAGGCGACCGCCTCTTCAGGAGGACACGATGGGTGGGCCCGCAGCAGGGTTGTGGCTACCGCGGGAGCAAAGCGCGCTCGATGCCCTGCCCTGGCTGGAGAGCTTCTGCGAGGTGCGGATCGAGAGCGGCGATTCCCTGGAATTCCACGTGCGCGACCCCGCGGTGCTGGGCCTTCCTCGCCCGCGACGGGACCGATCCTGCGCGTTCAGTCTCGGACCGGAGTCCCTGGAGGACTACCGAGAACTGGGTTTCCCGGGACTCGGCCGGTGGCCGGCCGCCGAGCTGTGTCTGCTGGCCCATTGTTCGGGGAAGGACGATCACCTGCTGTTGGGCCGTCTCGCCCTGTCGCTTGCCGAGCGTTTCGGTGCACTGATCGATTTCGGCGGCCTGCTCGGGTATCGATACTCGCTGTACGGGGTCACCGATGAGGAGCGGGCCGTCTGCCTTGCCCGGTCGCGCGGTCTGGTCGCCTCGCTGCCGGGCCGCGTCTGGGAGATGCCCTATGCCACCGGTGACGGAGTCTGCGGCTACAGCCACGTCGCTGATCGCGAGTTCCTTGCCGCCTGGCTGGGCCACCGGGAGTTCCGGATGATCAAATAGGGGTGGCTGACAGGTGGTGGCATGATCCGAGGGTCTGTCAGCGCCTCCGTCAGTGCCTGTCCCCTAGGGGACGACTCAGGTCTGAACGAGGGATGATCCCGATGGTGCGGGCGCGAGCTCGGCTTGCAGCATGGGGCTATGACAAAGGCACAGCCGATCGAGCACCGAGTCGGGCGGAAACGCGGCCTGCGGGCCGTGGCCGTCGGCGCGGCCCTGCTCATGAACTTCCTGATCGCCGCTCTTCCCGCTCAAGCCGCACCGTCCGGGTTACCGGCCGCACATCCGGCCCGGATGCGGCTGCCGGTCCCGACGGGCAGGTTCCCTGTCGGAGAGGTGACGCTGCACCTCGCCGACACCTCCCGCCACGACCCGTGGCACCCCGCCCAGGACGACCGCGAGTTGATGGTCAGCGTGTACTACCCCACGACACGCGCGGCCGGCCGCCCCACCGCGCCCTACATGCTGCCCCGAGCCGCGGCGCACTTCGACTCGGTGACCGCCAACGACTACCTCGGCATGGACGTGCCGAGGGGGCGGGCCGACTGGGCGGCCACCGTCACGCACGCCGCGCAGGGTGCCCCGGTCGCCCACGGACACCGGAAGCGGCCGGTGCTGCTCTACGCCCCGGGGCTGGGCGAACCCCGGACCTGGGGCACCACACTGGTGTCGGACCTGGCGAGCCGAGGCTACGTCGTGGTCACCGTCGACAACACCTACGAATCCCCGGAAGTGGAGTTCCCCGACGGTTCGCTGGCCACCATGGTCACTCCCGGCGGTCCCGATGCCTTCATCAGGAAGGCCCTCACGATCCGGGACGCCGACACCAGCTTCGTGCTGGACCAGTTGGGCTCGGTCGACTCCGGACGGAATCCGGACGTGGACGGCCGCCCCCTGCCCCGCGGCCTCGTCGGCACGCTCGATCTGTCCAGGGTCGGCATGTTCGGCCACTCGCTCGGCGGCACGGCCACCGCCACGGCCATGGACGCCGACCCACGGATCAGCGCCGGCATCAACATGGACGGCAACCTCACCAACTACGACGGCACACCGATGCCCGTGGCCGAGCACGGGCTCACCCGCCCGTTTCTGCTGATGGGGAAAGACGGACAGACGGACACGGGCCCCGGCTGGGCCGCGTTCCGGGCCCACACGCCCGGCTGGAACCGCCAGCTCAGACTGCGCGGCTCCGAGCACGCGTCCTTCACGGACGCGGAGTCCCTGCTGCCGCAGCTGGGCCTGGCGCCGGTCACCCTGAAGCACGACATCGGCACGATCGCTCCGGCCGCCGCCGTTCGCACCAACGAGGCCTATGTGTCGGCGTTCTTCGACCACTGGTTGCGCGGTACCCGCGGCCACTTGCTGGACGGCCCTTCGCCCAGGTACCCGGACATGGAGTTCGTCGACTGATCCACCGGGTGGCTCATCCCGACGGGGCTCACTTGAAGTAGACGAGGATGCGCCCGGTGTTGCCGGAGTCGACCTCCCGGCGGACGTACAGCTTCCGGATGTGCTTCTGGTCGAGGAACGCGAGGACACGAGCCTTGAGCCGCCCGGACCCCTTGCCCGGAATGATCTCCGCGACGGACTCGCCCGAGTTGTTGGCCCGGAAGAGGAACTGACGCAGCGCCAGTTCGATGTCGCGGTTGTTGCGGAAGATCGGGTGGAGGTCGAGCGACATCATGCGGCGCCTCCGATCGGCGCGGCCTGCGCCCGCTCTCTGCGGGCGCGGCAGGCGGCCGCCTTGATCCTTTGCCCGCAGGACTCCATGTCGCACCACTGTAGGCGCATGCCGCGGGAGCGGTCGATGCCGATCCGGGTGCATTCGGGGTTGCCGCACGCCTTGAGCGGTCACGCGTCCGGCCCGCTCGGCGGTGCCAGGGCTTCGTCGTCGCACG is a genomic window of Streptomyces griseochromogenes containing:
- a CDS encoding alpha/beta hydrolase family protein, translated to MTKAQPIEHRVGRKRGLRAVAVGAALLMNFLIAALPAQAAPSGLPAAHPARMRLPVPTGRFPVGEVTLHLADTSRHDPWHPAQDDRELMVSVYYPTTRAAGRPTAPYMLPRAAAHFDSVTANDYLGMDVPRGRADWAATVTHAAQGAPVAHGHRKRPVLLYAPGLGEPRTWGTTLVSDLASRGYVVVTVDNTYESPEVEFPDGSLATMVTPGGPDAFIRKALTIRDADTSFVLDQLGSVDSGRNPDVDGRPLPRGLVGTLDLSRVGMFGHSLGGTATATAMDADPRISAGINMDGNLTNYDGTPMPVAEHGLTRPFLLMGKDGQTDTGPGWAAFRAHTPGWNRQLRLRGSEHASFTDAESLLPQLGLAPVTLKHDIGTIAPAAAVRTNEAYVSAFFDHWLRGTRGHLLDGPSPRYPDMEFVD
- a CDS encoding DUF6368 family protein, which gives rise to MGGPAAGLWLPREQSALDALPWLESFCEVRIESGDSLEFHVRDPAVLGLPRPRRDRSCAFSLGPESLEDYRELGFPGLGRWPAAELCLLAHCSGKDDHLLLGRLALSLAERFGALIDFGGLLGYRYSLYGVTDEERAVCLARSRGLVASLPGRVWEMPYATGDGVCGYSHVADREFLAAWLGHREFRMIK
- a CDS encoding Smr/MutS family protein, whose amino-acid sequence is MMSLDLHPIFRNNRDIELALRQFLFRANNSGESVAEIIPGKGSGRLKARVLAFLDQKHIRKLYVRREVDSGNTGRILVYFK